In one window of Sandaracinaceae bacterium DNA:
- a CDS encoding flavin-dependent monooxygenase yields the protein MTRPTDELVTELTLVQRACALRPWIAERAEQAIALRRVPDETMRDFEASGLHLAVVPKRYGGYGLNPRVIFDMQLELGRACPSSAWVFGVLSVHTWQLALFPVETQDEVWGQGRHPWIASSYMPVGKVRAVDGGFRISGRWSFSSGCDHSEWIMLGSFAPVAEGAPPDMRTFLLPRSDFRIVDTWYVTGLRGSGSKDIVVEDAFVPNRRTHKFSDGFRGDSPGNEVNPDAPYRFPFGQIHTRCVSTPALGAAFGALEHFAQQHGDDPTAARLVEDCAATLDREVWVLQRNFAEMSAHLTAGTPIPVARRAHFRHDAAAAVTAALGVVDKLAEAHGRAAIFERDPINRFFQDAHAIRAHHANQVEKPAANLGGIQFGHKNADFFI from the coding sequence ATGACCCGCCCGACCGACGAGCTCGTCACGGAGTTGACCCTCGTACAGCGCGCCTGCGCCCTGCGCCCTTGGATCGCCGAGCGCGCGGAGCAGGCCATCGCGCTGCGCCGTGTGCCCGACGAGACGATGCGCGACTTCGAGGCCAGCGGCCTACACCTGGCGGTGGTCCCCAAGCGCTACGGGGGCTATGGGCTCAACCCGCGCGTCATCTTCGACATGCAGTTGGAGCTCGGCCGAGCATGCCCCTCCAGCGCTTGGGTGTTCGGCGTGCTCAGCGTGCACACGTGGCAGCTCGCCCTGTTTCCGGTGGAGACCCAGGACGAAGTCTGGGGTCAGGGACGCCACCCGTGGATTGCGTCTTCGTACATGCCCGTCGGGAAGGTGCGCGCGGTGGACGGGGGCTTCCGCATCAGCGGGCGCTGGTCGTTCTCGAGCGGCTGTGACCACAGCGAGTGGATCATGTTGGGCAGCTTCGCCCCCGTGGCCGAGGGGGCGCCTCCGGACATGCGCACCTTCCTGCTGCCGCGCAGCGACTTCCGCATCGTCGACACGTGGTACGTGACGGGGCTGCGCGGCTCGGGCAGCAAGGACATCGTGGTGGAGGACGCGTTCGTGCCGAACAGGCGCACGCACAAGTTCTCGGACGGGTTCCGTGGCGACAGCCCGGGCAACGAGGTGAACCCCGACGCCCCCTACCGGTTCCCCTTCGGCCAGATCCACACCCGCTGCGTGTCCACGCCCGCGCTCGGCGCCGCCTTCGGTGCGCTCGAGCACTTCGCGCAGCAGCACGGTGACGACCCCACGGCGGCGCGGTTGGTCGAAGATTGCGCGGCCACGCTGGACCGAGAGGTCTGGGTGCTGCAGCGCAACTTCGCGGAGATGAGCGCGCACCTCACCGCGGGGACACCCATCCCGGTCGCGCGCCGCGCGCACTTCCGCCACGACGCCGCGGCCGCCGTCACCGCGGCGCTAGGCGTGGTGGACAAGTTGGCCGAGGCCCATGGGCGGGCGGCGATCTTCGAGCGAGACCCCATCAACCGCTTCTTCCAGGATGCCCACGCCATCCGCGCGCATCATGCCAACCAGGTGGAGAAGCCCGCAGCCAACCTGGGGGGCATCCAGTTCGGCCACAAGAACGCGGACTTCTTCATCTGA
- a CDS encoding DUF393 domain-containing protein, whose translation MKSSSQVSQRVAGPHGQRDERLQLFFDGDCPLCLREVNLLRRLDRHAAILFTDIAAPGFTPPEGLDHATLMGRIHARRGAEWFEGVEVFRQLYASVGFGAVVALTRLPGVAQLLDAAYRWFAANRLRLTGRCQDGTCALEEAAS comes from the coding sequence ATGAAAAGCTCGTCACAAGTTAGTCAACGGGTCGCCGGGCCACATGGCCAACGCGACGAGAGGCTGCAGTTGTTCTTCGACGGGGACTGCCCGCTGTGCCTGCGCGAGGTGAACCTGCTGCGACGCCTCGATCGCCACGCGGCCATCCTGTTCACGGACATCGCCGCGCCAGGGTTCACGCCGCCCGAGGGTCTCGACCACGCGACGCTCATGGGCCGCATCCACGCGCGCCGCGGTGCCGAGTGGTTCGAAGGGGTCGAGGTCTTCCGCCAGCTCTACGCATCGGTGGGCTTCGGGGCCGTCGTGGCGCTGACGCGCCTACCTGGCGTCGCGCAGCTGCTCGACGCCGCGTACCGCTGGTTCGCGGCCAACCGCCTGCGCCTCACGGGGCGCTGCCAGGACGGAACCTGCGCGCTCGAGGAGGCTGCATCATGA